One genomic segment of Hordeum vulgare subsp. vulgare chromosome 2H, MorexV3_pseudomolecules_assembly, whole genome shotgun sequence includes these proteins:
- the LOC123426422 gene encoding LOB domain-containing protein 40-like has product MRLSCNGCRVLRKGCSEDCSIRPCLQWIKSPEAQANATVFLAKFYGRAGLMNLINAGTDDSLRPGIFRSLLYEACGRIVNPIYGSVGLLWSNNWQMCQAAVEAVLSGKPIVQVSSEDAAADRTPPLKAYDIRHVSTSPAADGRLHKVAKPGRTRFKRASSASSHHNPSSDSNNKPKPQPRPPTAEEELDRQHRKEMEEGAFQRAPSHESSDSRHEDPVEPHSQQEASADTEAEAGSHVSQAEQEQEQSTEPAADHAEEVEKDDEELGLELTLGFAPVAARPAGCHLSVRTAAEPAFVGLRFL; this is encoded by the coding sequence ATGCGGCTTAGCTGCAACGGCTGCCGCGTGCTGCGGAAGGGCTGCAGCGAGGACTGCAGCATCCGCCCCTGCCTGCAGTGGATCAAGAGCCCCGAGGCGCAGGCCAACGCCACCGTCTTCCTCGCCAAGTTCTACGGCCGCGCGGGGCTCATGAACCTCATCAACGCCGGGACGGACGACAGCCTCCGCCCCGGCATCTTCCGCTCGCTCCTCTACGAGGCCTGCGGCCGGATCGTCAACCCCATCTACGGCTCCGTCGGCCTGCTCTGGTCCAACAACTGGCAGATGTGCCAGGCCGCCGTCGAGGCCGTCCTCAGCGGCAAGCCCATCGTCCAGGTCTCCTCCGAGGATGCCGCCGCCGACCGGACCCCGCCGCTCAAGGCGTACGACATCCGTCACGTCTCCACCTCGCCAGCCGCCGACGGGAGGCTCCACAAGGTCGCCAAGCCCGGCCGCACCCGCTTCAAGcgcgcctcctccgcctcctcccacCACAACCCGTCCAGCGACTCCAACAACAAACCCAAGCCGCAGCCGCGGCCGCCCACGGCGGAGGAGGAGCTGGATCGTCAACACcgcaaggagatggaggagggcgCGTTCCAGCGTGCCCCGAGTCACGAGTCCTCCGACAGCCGACATGAGGACCCCGTGGAGCCACACTCCCAGCAAGAGGCGTCCGCCGACACGGAGGCCGAGGCGGGGTCGCACGTCAGCCAggcggagcaggagcaggagcagagcACAGAGCCGGCCGCAGACCATGCGGAGGAGGtcgaaaaggatgatgaagaactAGGGCTCGAGCTCACGCTTGGATTCGCTCCCGTCGCAGCACGGCCGGCCGGATGTCACCTGAGCGTCCGAACCGCTGCGGAACCGGCTTTCGTGGGGCTCCGCTTCCTCTAA